One genomic segment of Chiloscyllium plagiosum isolate BGI_BamShark_2017 chromosome 10, ASM401019v2, whole genome shotgun sequence includes these proteins:
- the trmt61a gene encoding tRNA (adenine(58)-N(1))-methyltransferase catalytic subunit TRMT61A isoform X1, whose translation MSCDIISVRSESTCGVGVEFGYRCIPFSEMSFVEYRDVIQNGDTAIIFLGHDSMFAIKVQQGGSTQTKYGAIKHSADLIGKKYGSKVTCSKGGWVYILHPTPELWTVTLPHRTQILYSTDISMIIMMLELKPGSIVCESGTGSGSLSHAIIRTIAPTGQLYTVEFHKQRAEKAEEEFCDHKIDHLVTVKNQDVCKEGFGVVNIADAVFLDIPSPWEAVKYAKSALKTEGGRICSFSPCIEQVQRTCLAMTEQGFMDIHTFEILLRVYDVRTVSLQLPDLGVGDTNNQDTVADKNQSKEDSWSDLQPGTTQFKSGAPLREMAGHTGYLTFATKYLS comes from the exons AATTTGGCTATCGTTGCATTCCATTCTCAGAAATGAGTTTTGTGGAATATAGAGATGTCATTCAGAATGGTGACACTGCCATTATCTTCCTCGGTCATGACTCAATGTTTGCCATCAAAGTTCAGCAAGGTGGTTCAACACAGACAAAATATGGGGCTATCAAGCACTCTGCTGACCTAATTGGGAAAAAATATGGGTCAAAAGTTACATGTAGCAAAGGAGGGTGGGTGTATATACTGCACCCTACTCCAGAACTCTGGACTGTGACTCTACCTCATCGGACCCAGATTCTGTATTCCACTGATATTTCTATGATCATTATGATGCTCGAATTGAAACCAGGATCGATTGTCTGTGAGTCAG GTACAGGAAGTGGTTCTCTTTCTCATGCTATCATTCGGACCATCGCACCAACAGGACAGCTATACACTGTCGAGTTTCACAAACAACGAGCAGAAAAAGCTGAAGAGGAATTTTGTGATCATAAAATAGATCATTTGGTCACAGTGAAAAACCAAGATGTTTGTAAGGAAGGTTTTGGAGTTGTcaatattgcagatgctgtattTCTGGACATCCCATCACCTTGGGAAGCTGTAAAATATGCAAAATCTGCTCTGAAAACTGAAG GTGGAAGGATCTGTTCTTTCTCTCCCTGTATTGAGCAAGTACAGCGCACCTGCCTAGCAATGACTGAGCAAGGCTTCATGGATATTCATACTTTTGAAATTCTTCTCCGTGTATATGATGTCAGGACTGTGAGTCTGCAGCTCCCTGACCTTGGTGTGGGAGACACAAATAACCAAGACACAGTGGCTGACAAGAACCAATCAAAGGAAGACAGCTGGAGTGATTTACAACCGGGAACTACCCAGTTTAAAAGTGGTGCACCTCTGAGAGAGATGGCAGGTCATACAGGATATTTGACCTTTGCTACAAAATATCTTTCATAA
- the trmt61a gene encoding tRNA (adenine(58)-N(1))-methyltransferase catalytic subunit TRMT61A isoform X2 produces MSFVEYRDVIQNGDTAIIFLGHDSMFAIKVQQGGSTQTKYGAIKHSADLIGKKYGSKVTCSKGGWVYILHPTPELWTVTLPHRTQILYSTDISMIIMMLELKPGSIVCESGTGSGSLSHAIIRTIAPTGQLYTVEFHKQRAEKAEEEFCDHKIDHLVTVKNQDVCKEGFGVVNIADAVFLDIPSPWEAVKYAKSALKTEGGRICSFSPCIEQVQRTCLAMTEQGFMDIHTFEILLRVYDVRTVSLQLPDLGVGDTNNQDTVADKNQSKEDSWSDLQPGTTQFKSGAPLREMAGHTGYLTFATKYLS; encoded by the exons ATGAGTTTTGTGGAATATAGAGATGTCATTCAGAATGGTGACACTGCCATTATCTTCCTCGGTCATGACTCAATGTTTGCCATCAAAGTTCAGCAAGGTGGTTCAACACAGACAAAATATGGGGCTATCAAGCACTCTGCTGACCTAATTGGGAAAAAATATGGGTCAAAAGTTACATGTAGCAAAGGAGGGTGGGTGTATATACTGCACCCTACTCCAGAACTCTGGACTGTGACTCTACCTCATCGGACCCAGATTCTGTATTCCACTGATATTTCTATGATCATTATGATGCTCGAATTGAAACCAGGATCGATTGTCTGTGAGTCAG GTACAGGAAGTGGTTCTCTTTCTCATGCTATCATTCGGACCATCGCACCAACAGGACAGCTATACACTGTCGAGTTTCACAAACAACGAGCAGAAAAAGCTGAAGAGGAATTTTGTGATCATAAAATAGATCATTTGGTCACAGTGAAAAACCAAGATGTTTGTAAGGAAGGTTTTGGAGTTGTcaatattgcagatgctgtattTCTGGACATCCCATCACCTTGGGAAGCTGTAAAATATGCAAAATCTGCTCTGAAAACTGAAG GTGGAAGGATCTGTTCTTTCTCTCCCTGTATTGAGCAAGTACAGCGCACCTGCCTAGCAATGACTGAGCAAGGCTTCATGGATATTCATACTTTTGAAATTCTTCTCCGTGTATATGATGTCAGGACTGTGAGTCTGCAGCTCCCTGACCTTGGTGTGGGAGACACAAATAACCAAGACACAGTGGCTGACAAGAACCAATCAAAGGAAGACAGCTGGAGTGATTTACAACCGGGAACTACCCAGTTTAAAAGTGGTGCACCTCTGAGAGAGATGGCAGGTCATACAGGATATTTGACCTTTGCTACAAAATATCTTTCATAA